The Oceanisphaera avium genome includes a region encoding these proteins:
- the artQ gene encoding arginine ABC transporter permease ArtQ: MLSHLMNASLMTLGLALTSLVLGLILAIMLCGAEMSRFTLLRWPATLLATVLRGLPEILVVFFIYFGSTQVLFLITDQYIEFSPFWCGVTALSLLFAAYGAQTLRGALNAVHQGQRQAAQALGLPPLYTFINITLPQTWRHALPGLGNQWLVLLKDTALVSLIGVHDLMFQAKAVASRTYEPFTWYGIAALIYLAITLVSQQGLQRLRRQVTRYD; encoded by the coding sequence ATGCTGTCTCACTTAATGAATGCCAGCCTAATGACCTTAGGGCTGGCATTAACCTCTTTGGTGCTCGGGCTGATACTGGCAATTATGCTGTGTGGCGCCGAGATGAGCCGGTTTACCCTGCTGCGCTGGCCGGCCACACTGCTGGCTACTGTATTGCGCGGCTTACCGGAAATCTTAGTGGTATTTTTTATCTACTTTGGCTCCACTCAAGTACTTTTCTTAATCACCGACCAATATATAGAGTTCAGCCCTTTTTGGTGCGGGGTGACGGCCTTGTCGCTGTTATTTGCCGCCTATGGTGCCCAAACGCTACGCGGAGCCTTGAATGCGGTGCATCAAGGGCAGCGCCAAGCCGCCCAGGCACTGGGTCTACCGCCTTTATATACCTTTATTAATATTACTTTGCCGCAAACTTGGCGCCATGCGTTGCCGGGTTTAGGAAATCAGTGGTTGGTGCTGCTTAAAGACACAGCACTGGTGTCTTTAATCGGGGTACACGATCTGATGTTTCAAGCCAAAGCAGTGGCTTCTCGCACGTATGAGCCCTTTACTTGGTATGGCATCGCGGCCTTGATTTATTTAGCAATCACCTTAGTTAGCCAACAAGGCCTGCAAAGACTACGAAGACAGGTAACGCGTTATGACTGA
- the artM gene encoding arginine ABC transporter permease ArtM, which produces MTDWVSSWINSGPNWLSYIPALLEGVNITLQITAAGLALGLCIALSLTWILERKVPVLAQLTEGYILLITGTPLLVQIFLIYYGPAQFTWIKESWAWHYLKEPMFCAILALGMNAGAYTCRLFKGALDAVPKGETLACQALGMSHWQMLSVKLRHAMRRVIPAYSNEVVLVLKGSSLASTISIMEIMGLAQRINGQTYDTLAVFGLAGAIYLILNGLLTWLFHRLEKRALQFQRAH; this is translated from the coding sequence ATGACTGATTGGGTTAGCTCATGGATAAATAGCGGGCCTAACTGGTTAAGTTATATTCCAGCTTTATTAGAAGGCGTCAATATTACGCTGCAAATCACCGCAGCAGGCTTAGCCTTAGGTTTATGCATCGCCCTCAGTTTAACCTGGATACTAGAGCGTAAAGTGCCAGTGCTTGCTCAGCTCACTGAGGGCTATATTTTATTAATTACCGGCACGCCGTTATTGGTACAAATTTTTTTAATTTATTATGGCCCCGCTCAATTTACTTGGATAAAAGAGAGCTGGGCGTGGCACTACCTTAAAGAGCCCATGTTTTGTGCCATCCTCGCCTTGGGCATGAATGCTGGCGCTTATACTTGTCGACTTTTTAAAGGTGCGCTGGATGCCGTGCCTAAAGGGGAAACGCTGGCGTGCCAAGCGCTGGGTATGTCGCACTGGCAAATGCTCAGTGTTAAGTTACGCCATGCGATGCGCCGGGTGATCCCCGCTTATTCTAATGAAGTGGTATTAGTGCTTAAAGGCAGCTCCTTGGCTAGTACTATCTCTATTATGGAGATTATGGGCTTAGCGCAACGTATTAATGGTCAAACTTACGATACCTTAGCGGTCTTTGGTTTAGCGGGAGCTATTTATTTAATTCTTAATGGTTTGCTAACTTGGCTCTTTCATCGTTTAGAAAAGCGAGCACTGCAATTTCAACGCGCTCATTAA